One part of the Engraulis encrasicolus isolate BLACKSEA-1 chromosome 17, IST_EnEncr_1.0, whole genome shotgun sequence genome encodes these proteins:
- the LOC134466858 gene encoding barrier-to-autointegration factor-like isoform X2, translated as MSSSEHQTFCSEPMRGKPVTAIPGIGEVAGAQLQAQGFPKATDVLGKYLTMRENPDDFQGWLKEVCGANATQLEDCYNAMREWCQHNL; from the coding sequence ATGTCGTCCTCGGAACACCAGACGTTCTGCTCCGAACCCATGCGGGGCAAACCGGTAACCGCCATCCCCGGGATAGGCGAGGTCGCCGGGGCCCAGCTGCAAGCTCAAGGGTTCCCCAAAGCCACCGACGTCCTCGGCAAGTACCTGACTATGCGTGAGAACCCCGACGACTTCCAGGGATGGCTGAAGGAGGTCTGCGGTGCCAACGCTACCCAGCTGGAGGACTGCTACAATGCTATGCGGGAGTGGTGTCAACACAATCTGTAA
- the LOC134466859 gene encoding barrier-to-autointegration factor-like, which produces MSSSTSKKHQAFCSEPMKGKPVTAVPGIGKVTGSQLKAQGYSKATDVLGKYLTVNENRNQFQGWMENTTTANAGHQGAAYNAMREWSDNNL; this is translated from the coding sequence ATGTCTTCCTCCACGTCAAAGAAGCACCAGGCGTTCTGCTCCGAGCCCATGAAAGGAAAGCCAGTCACCGCGGTTCCCGGGATTGGCAAGGTCACCGGCAGCCAGCTGAAGGCGCAGGGCTACTCCAAGGCCACCGACGTCCTGGGCAAGTACCTGACGGTGAACGAGAACCGCAACCAGTTCCAGGGGTGGATGGAGAATACCACCACCGCCAACGCCGGGCATCAGGGAGCCGCCTACAATGCCATGCGGGAGTGGAGCGACAACAACCTGTAG
- the LOC134466860 gene encoding barrier-to-autointegration factor-like has product MSSTSKKHQAFCSEPMKGKPVTAVPGIGKVTGSQLKAQGYSKATDVLGKYLTVNENRNQFQGWMENTTTANAGHQGAAYNAMREWSDNNL; this is encoded by the coding sequence ATGTCTTCCACGTCCAAGAAGCACCAGGCCTTCTGCTCCGAGCCCATGAAGGGGAAGCCGGTCACCGCCGTCCCCGGCATTGGCAAGGTCACCGGCAGTCAGCTGAAGGCGCAGGGCTACTCCAAGGCCACCGACGTCCTGGGCAAGTACCTGACGGTGAACGAGAACCGCAACCAGTTCCAGGGATGGATGGAGAATACCACCACCGCCAACGCCGGGCATCAGGGAGCCGCCTACAATGCCATGCGGGAGTGGAGCGACAATAACCTGTAG
- the LOC134466858 gene encoding barrier-to-autointegration factor-like isoform X1, whose amino-acid sequence MTQDYMQVLTNTCVKPNPTMSSSEHQTFCSEPMRGKPVTAIPGIGEVAGAQLQAQGFPKATDVLGKYLTMRENPDDFQGWLKEVCGANATQLEDCYNAMREWCQHNL is encoded by the exons ATGACTCAGGATTACATGCAG GTTCTGACCAACACGTGCGTAAAACCAAACCCCACCATGTCGTCCTCGGAACACCAGACGTTCTGCTCCGAACCCATGCGGGGCAAACCGGTAACCGCCATCCCCGGGATAGGCGAGGTCGCCGGGGCCCAGCTGCAAGCTCAAGGGTTCCCCAAAGCCACCGACGTCCTCGGCAAGTACCTGACTATGCGTGAGAACCCCGACGACTTCCAGGGATGGCTGAAGGAGGTCTGCGGTGCCAACGCTACCCAGCTGGAGGACTGCTACAATGCTATGCGGGAGTGGTGTCAACACAATCTGTAA